One window of the Cherax quadricarinatus isolate ZL_2023a chromosome 41, ASM3850222v1, whole genome shotgun sequence genome contains the following:
- the LOC128695809 gene encoding E3 ubiquitin-protein ligase TRIM13-like — protein MDNYNPEECKVCFNNYDEELRRPRNLPCGHTFCSQCIEDTIQNAQLICPSCRAKHSATDATQFPIVYAIEAFMKKLRSIQVTSVETVSTKCGQDRTRGISKKLRSLVQEHKRSISNLISECEEALSQLSKYQGQVRDWKTQHHQLQDRLHDLLEQNKAAIELLEQEDTSVLTMTTEGEAGKKQLQTMLENLNTVNTAEEVVTTIDEADYYNVEVEDWIQKCQELFPGVNTVYTLVNVQETIKKTLDTITTETGATAASILQGDSVTAIMEKVKKIIGKIPPETLTVDDLRGMSENVKRMVEAGLVFGVKQDQDDLCYSRITLQDGQLYLHVLQHQPPPTHARTIQDTPGQHRGVRPRGSCQVCHRQCVLSSSSFNIRAHEGLGSSINLASTRTLTCP, from the coding sequence ATGGATAACTACAATCCAGAGGAGTGTAAAGTGTGCTTTAACaattatgatgaagaactacgACGACCACGCAATCTGCCGTGTGGTCACACATTCTGCTCACAGTGTATTGAAGATACAATACAGAATGCTCAGCTCATCTGCCCCAGCTGTCGTGCTAAGCACAGTGCCACAGATGCTACTCAGTTCCCGATCGTTTATGCTATTGAGGCTTTTATGAAGAAACTCAGAAGTATCCAGGTTACATCAGTGGAAACAGTGTCAACAAAATGTGGTCAAGATCGCACAAGAGGCATCAGCAAGAAGTTACGGTCTTTGGTACAGGAACACAAGAGAAGTATCAGTAACCTTATAAGTGAGTGTGAAGAAGCACTGTCCCAGCTGAGCAAGTACCAGGGGCAGGTGAGGGACTGGAAGACCCAGCATCACCAACTGCAGGACAGACTCCATGATCTGCTGGAGCAGAACAAGGCAGCAATAGAGCTCCTGGAGCAGGAGGATACCAGTGTGCTGACTATGACAACAGAAGGAGAGGCAGGAAAGAAGCAGCTGCAGACAATGCTGGAGaacctcaacacagtcaacactgcaGAGGAGGTTGTCACAACCATTGATGAGGCTGATTACTACAATGTGGAGGTTGAAGATTGGATCCAGAAGTGCCAGGAACTCTTCCCAGGTGTCAACACTGTCTACACCTTAGTAAACGTACAGGAGACCATTAAGAAGACCCTGGACACCATCACCACAGAGACAGGTGCTACAGCTGCCTCCATTCTCCAGGGAGACTCAGTCACCGCCATCATGGAGAAAGTTAAGAAAATTATTGGTAAAATCCCTCCAGAGACATTAACTGTTGATGATCTTCGTGGGATGAGTGAGAACGTCAAGAGGATGGTGGAGGCTGGCCTGGTGTTTGGTGTCAAGCAAGACCAAGATGACCTCTGCTACTCCAGAATAACTTTACAAGATGGTCAGCTGTATCTCCATGTTCTccagcaccaaccaccacccacccacgccCGCACTATCCAGGACACAccgggacagcatcgtggagttcgaccgcgaggcagctgtcaggtgtgccacaggcagtgtgtactcagttcctcaagcttcaacatccgtgcacacgagggcctgggatcttcaatcaacttggcgtccaccaggacgctgacatgtccctag